The Providencia sp. PROV188 genome includes a region encoding these proteins:
- the clpA gene encoding ATP-dependent Clp protease ATP-binding subunit ClpA, producing MLNQELELSLNVAFTRAKDNRHEFMTVEHLLLALLSNISAREALEACKVDLVALRQELEHFIAQTTPLLPENDTRDTQPTLSFQRVLQRAVFHVQSSGRSEVTGANVLVAIFSEQESQAAYLLRKHDVSRLDVVNYISHGTIKGEDSSSSEDDAANNTPPSEEQPVSEDHMDNFTTNLNQQAKKGNIDPLVGRQAELERTIQVLCRRRKNNPLLVGESGVGKTAIAEGLAWRIEQNDVPEVMKDCTIYSLDIGSLLAGTKYRGDFEKRFKALLKMLEKDPKSILFIDEIHTIIGAGAASGGQVDAANLIKPLLSSGRIRVIGSTTYQEFSNIFEKDRALARRFQKIDIVEPTPEETVRIINGLKPKYESHHDVRYTAKAIQAAVDLSVKYITDRHLPDKAIDVIDEAGARTRLVAPSKRKKTIGVPEIETVVARIARIPEKTVSSSDKDRLRTLDSRLKMLVFGQDKAIEALSEAIKMNRAGLGLEHKPVGSFLFAGPTGVGKTEVTVQLAKALDVKLLRFDMSEYMERHTVSRLIGAPPGYVGFDQGGLLTDAVIKHPHSVVLLDEIEKAHPDVFNILLQVMDHGTLTDNNGRKADFRNVIVVMTTNAGVQETQRRSIGFAEQDNSTDAMSEIKKAFSPEFRNRLDGIIWFNALSMDIITQVVDKFIVELQAQLDEKGVSIEVSQAARRWLCEKGYDKAMGARPMARVIQDNLKKPLANELLFGSLTNGGSVSIGLDEKSHTLTYSFSSVHKASPEDAVI from the coding sequence ATGCTCAATCAAGAATTGGAGCTTAGTCTAAATGTTGCTTTTACCAGAGCGAAAGACAATCGCCATGAATTTATGACTGTGGAGCACCTATTGCTGGCATTATTGAGCAATATCTCTGCGCGTGAAGCTTTAGAGGCTTGTAAGGTCGACTTGGTTGCCCTGAGACAAGAACTCGAACATTTTATTGCCCAAACTACGCCGCTATTACCTGAGAATGATACACGAGACACTCAACCGACTTTGAGTTTCCAGCGCGTACTGCAACGTGCTGTTTTTCATGTTCAATCATCAGGACGCAGCGAAGTGACTGGTGCGAATGTGCTAGTGGCAATTTTTAGCGAACAAGAATCCCAGGCGGCTTATTTATTACGTAAGCATGATGTTAGCCGCCTTGATGTCGTTAATTATATTTCCCACGGTACCATTAAAGGTGAAGATTCTTCTTCATCGGAGGATGATGCCGCAAACAATACACCGCCAAGTGAAGAGCAACCGGTCTCAGAAGACCATATGGATAACTTCACCACCAATCTAAATCAACAGGCTAAGAAAGGGAATATCGACCCGCTGGTAGGACGTCAGGCTGAATTAGAGCGTACCATTCAAGTGTTGTGCCGTCGCCGTAAAAATAATCCATTATTGGTTGGGGAATCCGGCGTAGGTAAAACGGCGATCGCCGAGGGCTTAGCATGGCGTATTGAGCAAAATGATGTGCCTGAAGTGATGAAAGATTGCACAATCTACTCACTGGATATCGGCTCATTGTTGGCAGGTACTAAATATCGCGGTGATTTTGAAAAACGTTTTAAAGCGCTGCTGAAAATGTTGGAAAAAGACCCGAAAAGCATTCTGTTTATCGATGAAATTCATACGATTATCGGTGCTGGTGCGGCATCGGGTGGACAGGTAGACGCTGCAAACTTGATTAAGCCGCTGTTATCAAGTGGGCGTATCCGGGTGATTGGCTCTACTACCTATCAAGAATTCAGCAATATCTTTGAGAAAGATAGAGCGCTGGCTCGACGTTTCCAAAAAATTGATATTGTGGAACCTACCCCTGAAGAAACCGTGCGTATCATTAATGGATTGAAACCGAAATATGAGTCTCACCATGATGTGCGCTACACCGCGAAAGCTATTCAGGCGGCGGTGGATTTATCGGTGAAATACATTACCGATCGCCATCTGCCGGATAAAGCGATTGATGTTATCGATGAAGCGGGAGCTAGAACCCGTTTAGTGGCGCCAAGCAAGCGCAAGAAAACCATCGGTGTACCTGAAATCGAAACTGTGGTGGCGCGTATTGCGCGTATTCCAGAAAAAACGGTTTCCTCTAGCGATAAAGATCGTTTGAGAACCTTAGACTCACGCCTGAAGATGTTAGTCTTTGGACAAGATAAAGCGATTGAGGCGCTGTCTGAGGCGATTAAAATGAATCGCGCAGGCTTAGGGTTAGAACATAAACCTGTTGGCTCATTCTTGTTTGCAGGACCAACTGGCGTGGGTAAAACGGAAGTCACCGTGCAGCTGGCAAAAGCATTGGATGTGAAACTGCTGCGCTTTGATATGTCCGAATATATGGAACGCCATACAGTTAGCCGACTGATTGGTGCTCCTCCGGGATATGTTGGTTTTGACCAAGGTGGTTTACTGACCGATGCCGTCATTAAGCATCCGCATTCCGTCGTGTTATTGGACGAAATTGAAAAAGCGCACCCTGATGTGTTTAACATTCTTCTGCAAGTGATGGATCACGGTACGCTGACGGATAATAACGGACGTAAAGCGGATTTCCGTAATGTTATTGTGGTAATGACTACCAACGCAGGGGTACAAGAAACTCAGCGCCGTTCGATAGGCTTTGCAGAGCAAGATAATAGTACGGATGCGATGTCTGAAATTAAAAAGGCATTTTCACCGGAATTCCGTAACCGTCTTGATGGCATTATTTGGTTTAATGCGCTGTCGATGGATATCATCACGCAAGTGGTTGATAAATTCATTGTTGAGCTGCAAGCCCAGTTGGATGAGAAGGGTGTCTCGATTGAGGTCAGCCAAGCAGCTCGTCGTTGGTTGTGCGAGAAAGGGTATGACAAAGCAATGGGTGCCCGACCTATGGCGCGTGTCATTCAGGACAACCTGAAGAAACCATTGGCAAATGAACTGTTATTTGGTTCGTTAACAAATGGCGGCTCGGTGAGTATCGGGCTTGATGAAAAGAGTCACACACTGACATACAGCTTCAGTAGCGTACACAAGGCCTCTCCAGAGGATGCTGTAATCTGA
- the infA gene encoding translation initiation factor IF-1, whose amino-acid sequence MAKEDNIEMQGTVLDTLPNTMFRVELENGHVVTAHISGKMRKNYIRILTGDKVTVELTPYDLSKGRIIFRSR is encoded by the coding sequence ATGGCCAAAGAAGATAATATTGAAATGCAGGGAACCGTTTTGGATACCCTGCCAAATACAATGTTCCGCGTTGAACTGGAAAACGGTCACGTCGTGACTGCGCACATCTCTGGTAAAATGCGTAAAAACTACATCCGCATTCTGACAGGCGACAAGGTAACTGTAGAGTTAACTCCTTACGACCTGAGCAAAGGCCGCATCATTTTCCGTAGCCGCTGA
- the aat gene encoding leucyl/phenylalanyl-tRNA--protein transferase, with amino-acid sequence MYQLDDDSYLFPPVSEAMREPNGLLAIGGDLSSRRLQAAYYDGIFPWFNPGEVPLWWSPDPRAVLKVGDLHISRSMVKTLKKSLYRITINHAFKEVIAACAVRKEGTWILPSVQAGYLALHQEGHAHSIEAWHGDQLVGGLYGVNMGHLFCGESMFSRMNDASKCAFITFYFHFLRYNGQLFDCQVLNHHTASLGATEISRRDFLHILYRWRDLRIDPACWLPQSIDLPQSFEKSPLFKR; translated from the coding sequence ATGTACCAATTGGACGATGATTCATACCTGTTCCCGCCCGTGTCTGAAGCGATGCGGGAACCTAATGGGTTACTGGCGATCGGCGGTGATTTATCATCTCGACGCTTACAAGCGGCTTACTATGATGGCATTTTTCCGTGGTTTAACCCAGGTGAAGTCCCATTGTGGTGGTCTCCTGATCCGCGAGCAGTCTTGAAAGTGGGCGACCTGCATATCAGCCGTTCCATGGTCAAGACATTAAAAAAATCCCTTTATCGCATTACCATAAATCATGCGTTCAAAGAGGTGATAGCGGCTTGTGCTGTACGCAAGGAAGGCACGTGGATCCTACCCTCTGTGCAAGCGGGCTATCTCGCACTACACCAAGAGGGACACGCCCACTCTATTGAGGCGTGGCATGGTGATCAGCTGGTGGGGGGCTTGTATGGCGTGAACATGGGGCACCTGTTTTGTGGGGAGTCAATGTTCAGTAGAATGAATGATGCATCCAAATGTGCTTTTATTACATTCTATTTTCATTTTTTGCGCTATAATGGGCAACTTTTTGATTGTCAGGTACTTAACCACCACACCGCTTCACTTGGCGCGACGGAGATCTCCCGCAGGGATTTTCTGCATATTCTTTATCGGTGGCGTGACCTGCGGATTGACCCAGCATGCTGGTTACCACAGTCAATTGATTTACCTCAATCATTTGAAAAATCACCACTTTTTAAGCGATAG
- the cydC gene encoding heme ABC transporter ATP-binding protein/permease CydC — MKVLLPFLALYRRHWFLISLGIILAIVTLLSSIGLLTLSGWFLAGAAIVGAPGIFFFNYMLPAAGVRGAAIFRTAGRYAERLVSHDATFKVLAHLRVFAFSKVLPLSPGGISRFRQGDLLNRLVADVETLDHLYLRVLSPIVSAFFVTFILIIGLSFLDPRLAWTLGGVMLFLLFTMPFVFYRAGKPIGRELTELRGNYRTVLTSALQGQAELALFGATARFRQNLSNIENSWQGRQQQQAALTGLSQAIILCASGLTATLLLWMAAEHVGGNTQPGALIALFVFCALASFEALGPVAVAFQHMGQVIASATRVSQLMHAKPEVSFVSQGTTLDSLESLTIDNVTFTYPEQPFAVLKNVSLSIKQGQHIALLGKTGCGKSTLLQLLTRAWDVDNGVISINGQPIQAYSEEALRSVMSVVPQRVHVFSDTLRNNLLLANEQASDEQLCDVLTQVGLDNLLDNQLKLNAWMGEGGRQLSGGEQRRLGIARALLHNAPLILMDEPTEGLDAHTEQQILSLLKQKCADKTLLVITHRMQGLEQMDTICVMDNGEIIEQGSHPALLAEQGRYYQFRQRHLVQQTR; from the coding sequence ATGAAAGTGTTACTCCCCTTCTTAGCCCTCTATCGCCGTCATTGGTTTTTGATTTCCTTAGGGATCATTCTGGCGATTGTCACGCTGCTTTCCAGTATTGGTCTTCTCACGTTATCGGGATGGTTCTTAGCTGGTGCGGCTATCGTCGGTGCACCGGGGATATTTTTCTTTAACTATATGTTGCCTGCGGCTGGGGTTCGTGGTGCGGCTATTTTCCGTACCGCAGGACGCTACGCCGAGCGCTTAGTCAGCCACGATGCGACATTTAAAGTTTTAGCACATCTGCGCGTGTTCGCCTTCAGTAAGGTATTACCGCTCTCTCCGGGTGGGATCAGCCGTTTCCGCCAAGGAGATCTATTAAACCGACTAGTTGCGGATGTCGAAACCCTAGACCACCTTTACTTGCGTGTTCTCTCGCCGATTGTCAGTGCTTTCTTTGTCACGTTTATCCTGATCATTGGTTTAAGTTTCCTTGATCCTCGCCTTGCATGGACATTAGGTGGCGTTATGCTGTTCCTGCTGTTTACGATGCCATTTGTATTTTATCGTGCAGGTAAACCGATTGGACGCGAACTGACTGAACTGCGCGGAAATTACCGCACAGTATTAACTTCAGCATTGCAAGGTCAAGCCGAATTAGCCTTGTTTGGCGCGACTGCGCGTTTTCGTCAAAATTTATCAAACATCGAAAATTCATGGCAAGGTCGCCAGCAGCAACAAGCGGCACTGACAGGTTTATCTCAAGCCATCATTCTGTGTGCATCAGGACTAACCGCGACCTTGCTTTTATGGATGGCAGCTGAACATGTTGGCGGAAATACACAACCCGGTGCGCTGATTGCCTTATTTGTTTTCTGTGCATTAGCCTCGTTTGAAGCCTTAGGGCCTGTTGCCGTCGCATTCCAACATATGGGGCAAGTGATTGCCTCAGCCACTCGCGTTTCTCAGTTAATGCATGCAAAACCGGAAGTTAGCTTTGTCAGCCAAGGCACTACGCTCGATTCTCTTGAGAGCCTGACCATCGATAACGTCACATTCACTTATCCAGAACAGCCTTTCGCCGTATTGAAAAATGTCTCCTTGTCGATTAAACAAGGCCAACACATTGCGTTATTAGGGAAAACGGGCTGTGGCAAATCCACTCTGCTTCAATTGCTCACCCGCGCTTGGGATGTAGACAATGGCGTGATATCGATTAATGGTCAACCAATTCAAGCTTATAGCGAAGAAGCGCTACGTAGCGTAATGTCTGTGGTTCCTCAGCGCGTTCATGTGTTCAGTGATACCCTGCGCAACAATTTACTATTAGCCAACGAACAAGCCTCAGATGAGCAACTTTGCGATGTACTCACCCAAGTGGGCTTAGATAATTTATTGGATAATCAACTAAAATTAAACGCATGGATGGGTGAAGGCGGTCGTCAATTATCAGGAGGTGAGCAACGCCGCTTAGGTATCGCTCGTGCCCTTCTGCACAATGCGCCACTTATCTTAATGGATGAGCCAACCGAAGGGTTAGATGCGCATACTGAACAGCAAATTCTTAGCTTGCTCAAACAAAAATGTGCTGACAAAACGCTACTGGTGATCACCCATCGTATGCAAGGGTTAGAACAAATGGATACCATTTGTGTGATGGATAATGGCGAAATTATTGAGCAAGGCTCACACCCGGCATTGTTAGCTGAGCAAGGTCGTTATTATCAGTTCCGTCAACGTCATTTGGTTCAGCAAACTCGCTGA
- the cydD gene encoding heme ABC transporter permease/ATP-binding protein CydD: protein MDKSRQTELVRWLKQHSAPAKRWLRISMLLGIVSGLLIIAQAWFLAVILQALMMDHIPREQLLTDFALLISVFILRGVVHYLRERAGYRCGQVVRQQVRGMVLDKLQELGPVWVKGKPAGSWATIILEQIEDMQDYYSRYLPQMYLATIIPIMILIAIFPFNWAAALILFATAPLIPIFMALVGLGAADANRRNFLALSRLSGSFLDRLRGLDTLRLFFRGKAEVSQIRESTEDFRSRTMEVLRMAFLSSGVLEFFASISIAVVAVYFGFSYLGELSFGSYGLPVTLFAGFLALILSPEFFQPLRDLGTYYHAKAQAVGAAESLVTLLESQGDEQLPQGDKVIDEQPIRIEAKQLEVLSHDGTILAGPLDFTIEPQQRIALVGQSGAGKSSLLNLLLGFLPYRGSITINGNELNQLCPEQWRALVGWVGQNPHLPEQTLQENICLGKPNATESEIQSAIEKAYVAEFLPNLPDGLNTRLGDFAARLSVGQAQRVAVARVLLKPSRLLLLDEPAASLDAHSEQRVMETLNQLSEQQTTLLVTHLLEETMDYDQIWVMSNGKIIQRGDYQQLSQSEGAFAQLLAHRQEEL, encoded by the coding sequence ATGGATAAATCAAGACAGACTGAATTGGTGCGTTGGTTAAAGCAACACAGCGCTCCTGCTAAGCGTTGGCTCCGAATTTCTATGCTATTAGGCATAGTCAGCGGTTTATTAATTATTGCGCAGGCTTGGTTCCTCGCTGTGATCCTTCAAGCCCTCATGATGGACCACATTCCACGAGAGCAACTCCTCACTGACTTTGCATTATTAATTAGTGTCTTTATTTTACGCGGTGTTGTTCACTATCTTCGTGAACGCGCGGGCTACCGATGTGGACAAGTTGTCAGGCAGCAAGTCCGCGGTATGGTATTAGATAAACTGCAAGAGTTAGGCCCTGTCTGGGTCAAGGGTAAGCCAGCAGGAAGCTGGGCAACGATTATTCTTGAGCAGATTGAAGACATGCAGGATTACTATTCTCGCTATCTTCCGCAAATGTATTTAGCCACCATCATCCCAATCATGATCTTGATTGCCATCTTCCCATTTAACTGGGCAGCTGCGCTGATTTTATTTGCAACCGCACCGTTAATTCCGATTTTCATGGCGCTGGTAGGACTCGGTGCTGCCGATGCTAACCGCCGTAACTTCCTTGCCTTAAGCCGTTTGAGTGGTAGTTTCCTCGACCGTTTACGAGGATTAGACACCCTACGCTTATTTTTCCGTGGCAAAGCTGAAGTCTCCCAGATTCGTGAATCCACCGAAGACTTCCGTTCTCGCACCATGGAAGTGCTGCGTATGGCATTTTTATCGTCGGGAGTCTTAGAGTTTTTCGCATCAATCTCCATTGCAGTTGTCGCCGTTTATTTCGGATTCTCTTATCTTGGAGAGTTAAGTTTCGGTAGTTATGGTCTGCCAGTCACATTATTTGCAGGTTTCCTTGCGCTGATTTTATCCCCAGAATTTTTCCAGCCGCTGCGCGACCTAGGCACTTACTATCATGCAAAAGCCCAAGCAGTAGGCGCCGCGGAATCTCTGGTGACCTTACTCGAAAGTCAAGGTGACGAACAATTACCACAAGGCGATAAGGTAATTGATGAACAACCTATTCGCATTGAAGCCAAGCAGCTAGAAGTTCTCTCCCATGATGGCACTATCCTAGCGGGTCCTCTCGATTTCACCATTGAGCCGCAACAACGCATCGCCTTAGTAGGTCAAAGTGGTGCGGGTAAAAGCTCCCTATTAAACTTATTACTTGGCTTCTTGCCTTACCGTGGTTCCATCACTATTAATGGCAATGAGCTCAATCAATTATGCCCTGAACAGTGGCGTGCTTTGGTCGGCTGGGTTGGGCAAAACCCACATTTACCTGAACAAACGTTGCAGGAAAATATTTGCCTAGGAAAACCCAATGCAACTGAATCAGAAATTCAGTCTGCGATCGAAAAAGCCTATGTCGCGGAATTTTTGCCAAACTTACCGGATGGGTTAAATACTCGCTTAGGTGATTTCGCAGCACGTCTTTCTGTTGGGCAAGCCCAGCGTGTCGCTGTCGCTCGTGTACTCTTAAAACCCTCTCGCTTGTTGCTATTAGATGAGCCAGCTGCCAGCTTAGATGCTCACAGCGAACAGCGCGTGATGGAAACATTGAATCAATTATCTGAGCAGCAAACCACGTTATTAGTGACCCATTTACTGGAAGAAACCATGGATTACGACCAAATTTGGGTCATGTCTAACGGAAAAATTATCCAGCGTGGTGATTACCAACAACTGAGCCAGTCTGAAGGTGCTTTTGCCCAGTTACTCGCTCATCGCCAAGAGGAGCTTTGA